A DNA window from Myxocyprinus asiaticus isolate MX2 ecotype Aquarium Trade chromosome 45, UBuf_Myxa_2, whole genome shotgun sequence contains the following coding sequences:
- the LOC127434978 gene encoding uncharacterized protein LOC127434978 translates to MGFSGRSLTMDRIGDWPSNKIRKRRSRSPFRDVSPVPSHYSEPVSFLQHRDVIASLPRLHGVKGALRDEDDDDDTRSHKSLPAVMTALTLQPRHNRSHRVSENKVISRIPPIISSRCSLIVKGTGCKTVFKLPPITKSRKTWKEMDPPRPPCRAGCRPDKMETDSAKHAHAFNHPKIVPVGQTALSVKVHSVQGNGPYLPPFKASGVSMGSRLTFQSPVVQAVYPISSDTVQQMGQTDRACQPLRSVLKKAHTPNGGVFNCTLAPHLLEPFSGFQEHLCRQILHSPLPHRTALPQVHISCHQDQVQLVPARRGPYGSLMERTVELCNSQGQKLPRITMTCPTPSPKHLCRTETRHVA, encoded by the exons ATGGGCTTTTCTGGCAGAAGTCTTACCATGGATAGGATTGGAGACTG GCCCTCCAACAAAATCAGGAAACGAAGAAGCCGGTCACCATTTCGTGATGTTTCACCTGTACCGTCACATTACTCAGAACCGGTCTCATTCTTACAACACCGG GATGTAATTGCTAGCCTTCCTCGCCTCCATGGTGTAAAAGGGGCACTAAGGGATGAAGACGACGATGACGACACTCGGAGTCACAAGAGCCTACCAGCGGTGATGACTGCATTAACCCTCCAACCCAGACACAATAGGTCACACAGAGTTTCTGAGAATAAAGTCATTTCCAGAATTCCCCCTATTATAAGCTCCAG GTGCAGTTTGATTGTGAAAGGCACTGGGTGCAAAACTGTCTTCAAACTTCCACCGATCACCAAATCCAGAAAAACTTGGAAGGAAATGGACCCCCCGAGACCACCTTGTAGGGCTGGATGCAG GCCAGACAAAATGGAAACTGATTCAGCAAAACATGCTCATGCATTCAACCATCCGAAAATTGTACCTGTCGGCCAGACGGCTCTGTCTGTCAAGGTGCACAGTGTTCAAGGAAATGGGCCCTACCTGCCCCCTTTCAAAGCCTCTGGAGTGTCAATGGGATCTCGCCTCACTTTCCAAAGTCCTGTAGTGCAGGCAGTGTACCCTATCAGTTCTGACACTGTGCAACAAATGGGGCAGACTGACAGAGCATGCCAACCCCTGAGGTCTGTACTGAAGAAAGCACATACACCAAATGGAGGAGTGTTTAACTGCACACTGGCACCCCACCTGCTGGAGCCATTTTCTGGGTTCCAAGAGCATTTGTGCCGCCAgatcctccactctcccctaccTCATCGTACAGCTCTGCCACAGGTCCATATATCTTGCCACCAGGACCAGGTGCAACTGGTGCCTGCCCGCAGGGGCCCATATGGCTCCCTGATGGAACGCACTGTGGAGCTTTGCAACTCCCAAGGACAAAAGCTTCCCAGGATCACCATGACTTGCCCAACACCTTCTCCAAAACACCTCTGTCGCACTGAGACGAGACATGTGGCTTGA